The DNA sequence TCCATGAGCTCGGTCAGCAGCCGCCGGTCCAGCGAGCCCCAGTTGACGCCGATGCGCACAGGCTTGTCGTATTCGATGGCCAGCCGAATGATGCTGCTGAAGTTCTCGTCGCGCCGCTTGGCGCCGACGTTGCCGGGGTTGATGCGGTACTTGGCGAGGGCGCGCGCACACGCCGGATGCTCGGCGAGCAGGATGTGCCCGTTGTAGTGGAAGTCGCCCACGATCGGCACCTCCACGCCCTGGTCGCGCAGGCGCGCCACGATCTCGGGGACCGCGCGGGCGGCCGGGTGGTGGTTGACCGTGATCCGCACCAGCTCGCTCCCGGCGGCGGCCAGGGCGGCGACCTGCGCGGCGGTGGCCGCGGCGTCGGCGGTGTCGGTGTTGGTCATCGACTGCACGACGACCGGGTGATCCCCCCCGACCATGACTCCGCCGATATCCACGGCCGCCGAGGGCCTGCGTTTCACGTGACTCATGGCGCTTCCATCGCTCCGGGTTGTCATTCGCGCTCAATGGTGACAAATCTAGCACCCGGACGGCGGCCATACATGCGTGGCTGAATCTCCCCCCAATCCAGTGAGGAAACGAATGTCACAAGTGACCATCCGCGTCATCAGGAACGGACCCTGTCGAATCGATGGCGAAATCGAACTCCAGAACGACGCGGGAGACCCCATCGCGACGCGTCCCGGCAAGGCGACCTTCCTTTGCCGCTGCGGGGGCTCGGCGAACAAGCCTTTCTGCGACGGCAGCCACAAGCGCAACGGCTTCGAGGCGGACTGATGGACCGCGCGAGGCTCAGCCCCCAAGCCGTGACGCTTGCCTCGCTATTGGCGCTCCTGGCCGCATGCGGTGATGGATCCGCCCCCGGAGGCTCATCCGCCGCAGATGGCACCGCCGGCGGAGCGGGAATCGGCCTGTCCGCGATTGAATCCGTCCAGGCCACCACCGGCGACGCCTCCGGGCTCGCCGCGCGCGTAACGGCCCGGCTCGACGGCCTCCCGGCCCGCACCTCGCTCTTCGCCCGGCACCTGCCGTCGGGCCGCGAAATCGCCATCCGCGCCGACGAGCCGATGAACGCGCTCAGCGTCATCAAGATCCCGGTCATGGTGCTCGCGTACCGCGACGCGGAGGCGGGCAGGCTCGACCTCGATGAGCGCTACCGCATCCGGCCCGAGGATCTGCGCCGGGGAAGCGGCCTGCTCCAGACCTTCGCGCCCGGGTTGGAGCCGACCTGGCGCGACCTGATCACCCAGATGATCATCACCAGCGACAACACCGCCACCGACATCATGATCGCGCGCCTCGGCCAGGAGCGCGTCAACGAAATGCTGTCGGAACTTGGCTACGAGCAGACCCGCCTGCGCGCCACCATCGGCGATCTCTTCCGCCGGGTGTGGGTCATGGCCGACCCCGCCAACGAGGCGCTGTCCCACCGCGAGGTCTTCGAGCGCGGCTTCCCCTCCGACCCCGAGGCGTCCGCGCGCACCTTCCGCTTCGAGGGCGACCCGGAGGAATGGCTGGGCAGCATCACCGCCCGCGAGATCGCGGGCCTGCTGGCGCAGATCCACAACGCCGAGGTGGCGTCGCGCGCGTCGAGCGACGAAATGATCCGCATCCTGGAGCGCCAGTTCTACAGCACGCGCCTGCCCCGCTATATCCGTTTCCGCGCCTCCGTGGCCCACAAGACCGGCGACTGGCCGCCCTATGCCGGCAACGACGTGGGGATCCTGTACTACGAAGGCGGACCCACCGTGATCGCGGTCTTCACCAACCAGAACACGGGCGACTTCATCGAGCTGGAGTCCACGCTGGGCCGCATCGCCGAGGACATCGTCAACAGTTGGCGCTAGCTGGGCCGCGATCCTCCCGCGGCAGGCATACCCACTACCGGTAGGGGCATCCCACTACCGGTAGTGGGTGTTCAGGGCTCATTGGCCGCCGGGGCTCGTGAACAGCGGATCGACGCGGGCGTAGCTTGCCTCCATGCCCTGCTCCATCCCGGTTTCGATCATCGTCTCTCGGGTCGCCTCATCGGCGAAGACCATGCGCATTGTCAGGAGAGCGCCTTCGCCGTCGGCTTCGAACCGGGTCTCAACGCGGTATTCGGCCGTCGCGTCGTCCAGCTCCATCCGCTCGCTGTGGACGATGCGCGCGCCGGGCTCGATCTCGAGCATCTCACCCGTGATCCCGAACCGCTGGCCATCTTCATGCTGCCATTCGTAATGGATACGCCCCCCGGGCCTGGCCTCGTTCACGCACACCGTCATTGACCATCCAGGCGGCCCGAGCACCCACTGCCGGATGAGCTCCGGGTCGGTGTGCGCGCGGTAGAGCGCCTCGGGCGAGGCCTTGAAACGGCGCGTTGCGACGATGTCCGTCTCCCCGTCCCCGGTGAGCGCCAGGTTGCTCATTCGGCCCCCTTCGTGTGTGCAGATCACTTGGCTCCACTACGACAGCTGCCCCTTGGGAAAGCCTGGCGAGGATGGGCTGTAGACGGCAAGGTCCTGCAGGCCCACCGCGGAGTGGCCATCGAGGAAATGGTGATGATCGATCTCCCGTCTTCCCTGGTCCCTTGACTCGCTCGGCCGCTTCCCCTACTGTTGCATCTGTAGTACATGACTACAACAGTTGAGGCGCCATGAAGATCAGACTCAGCCACGCCGACGGCCGACCGCTGTACGTCCAGATCATGGACGCGGTGCGCAGCGGTCTCGTTCGGGGAAGTCTCCGTCCCGAGGATCCGCTCCCTTCGGTGCGCGATCTCTCCTCGAGTCTCCGCGTGAATCCGCGGACCGTATCGCAGGCGTATGCGGCGCTCGAGCGCGACGGCGTGGTACAGGTGCGGCACGGGAAGGGCACGTTCGTGGCGCCGGGGGTGCGGCCGGAGGAAAAGGAGCGGCCGCGCCTTGCGAGGGAGGTGGCGAGGCGGGCCCTGGCTGACGCCTCGCGGAACGGACTCGCGCTGGCCGATCTGATGACGGCGCTGCGGGAGGTGGAGGGTGGAGATGCTCATGGTGACGGAAGGAAGGAGGACGGACGATGACGGACACAGCTACCGCGGCGCTTCCCATCGACCTCGGGAACGGTCCATTCGCGGTGACGACACGGGGGCTGGCGAAGCAGTTCGGTTCTACACGCGCTCTGGACGGCCTGGATCTGCAGGTTCCGGAAGGGTCCGTATACGTGCTCGTGGGTCCCAACGGCGCGGGCAAGAGCACGCTGATTCGGACCCTCATGGGTCTCGTGCGATACCAGGACGGAGCGGTCAGCGTGCTGGGGCGGGACCCGGCCGACCGGGGAGCCGAAGTGCGCGCGGGTATCGGCTATGTACCTGAGGACTACCGGGTCGGCTACGCCTGGATGACGGTGGGCCGGCTGCTGGAGCACCAGGCGGTCTACCACCCGTCCTGGGACGCGGAGTATGCCCGCGGATTGAGGGCCAGGTACGGGATCGATCCCCGACGCAAGTGCCACACGCTGTCGAAGGGTGAGAGCCGACGCGTGCAGCTCGTTCTGGCACTGGCGCACAGGCCGCCGCTGCTCCTTCTGGACGAGCCGACCGACGGCCTGGACCATGTGGTGCGCGACGAGACCTTGAGCATCCTCAGCGAACACCTCGCCGATTCTCCGACCACCGTTGTGATCTCCACGCACCGGGTCTACGAGGTGGAGCCCTTGGTGGATCACGTGGGCGTGCTATCGGAGGGACGGCTCCTGGGCCAACTGCCGCGCGACGAGTTGTACGGGGGCCTGTTGCGCTACTGGGCGGATGTTCCCGAAGGCTGGAGGGGACCCGGCGAGTTGGCGGGGCGCGTGGTCAGGCGCAGCGACGCGGCCCGCGCGATCGAATGGACGGTGTGGGGCGACCGTGACGCCGTTACGCGCGGCCTGTCGCAGGCGGGCGCGGCGGTGCGGGAAGTCGCTCCCCTGTCGGTGGACGAAGCAGCGCTGGCTCTACTCTCCGAAAGGGAGGCAACATGACGGACTCGACCGCAGGCCGCATACCCGCAATGAAGGCGGTGTGGGGCGAACAGCTTCGCGTGGTCGGGCTCGCGATCCGCCGCGAGGGCGCCCTGGCAGCCCTGGCGCTGGCGCTCGGCTCGGTGGCCCTCATCGCCTTCAGCAGAATGCCTGTCCTGCAGGCGATGGTCGATGGGGAGATCGGTGAACTCGTCTTCGATCCCGGGGAGCCGCCCTGGGGCTTCTTCGGCGTGCTCGGCGCCCTGCTGCTTCCGCTCGTGGTGTGGAAGGGCGAGCGGCGGTTCGGCGACACCCCGCTGTGGTCGATGCCCGTCGATCACCGGAGACACGCGCTTCTCAAGGTCGCGGCCGGATGGGTCTGGCTCATGGCGATCCTGGGTGCGGCTCTCGTTTGGGTCACGCTCACGACGCTGGCGAGCGGCGGGTCCCTGGGGGTCGACGAGGTTCGCCTGCTTGTCCTCGACCCGGCGGGAGCCACCGCGGGCACGCCGGGTGCCGTGCAATCGGTGAACTGGACCACTCCGTGGTGGGAGTGGGCACTCCCGTTCACCTCGGCGACCGCAGCCTACCTGCTTGCCAGCACCCTTGTGCTCGCCACACGCCGCCCGCTGTTCTGGGCCGCCGGGCTGTGGGTCGCGGGCGGGGTCGTGCTGGGCATCGCCGACTTCCGGGACATCGACTGGATTCAGCGGGTCAGCGACTTCGTTGCCTGGTACATCGGTGGAGGCTCGTTCGCATGGGGGATGAGCGGTGGGAGGGAGGTGTGGACGCTCCTGCCGAACGTGAAGATGTGGACGGCATTATCCGCGTTCTGGATCGGCCTGGGGCTGGCGGGGGTGCTGGCGGCGTCGAGCCGAGCACGGAATCACTGACCCGGGCGGCACACTCTGGATCGTTACCGCTGCACGCGCCCGCTGGCACCCCCACTCATGAGAGCCTCGACTTCGGTCACGCCCACCCGGTGGAAGTCGCCCGGGACCGAGTGCTTCAGGCACCCGGCCGCCGTCGCGAACTCCAAAGCGCTGCGGTCGTCCGCATGGGTCGCGAGACCGTAGATGAACCCCGCGGCGAAGGCGTCGCCGGTTCCGACGCGGTCGACGATGTCCGGCACCTCGTATCTGCCGCTCACCATGAAGTCCCGGCCGTCGTGCAGGCAGGCGCCCCAGGTGTTGTCGTCGGCGCTCCGGCTCTCGCGCAGGGTGATGACCTGCTTCTCCAGGTTCGGAAAGGCGGCCAGCACCCGCTCGGCCAGCACCCGGTAGCGCTCATGATCCAGGGCGCCGGCCTCTACGTCCACGTTCGATGCGATCCCGAGCGAGCGCTGGCAGTCCTCCTCGTTCGCGATGCCGATCTGCACGTGCGCCACCAGCTCGCGCATCACCTCCGGGGCGGTTTTCCCGTACTTCCAGAGCTTGCTCCGGTAGTTGTAGTCGCACGAGACGGTCACCCCCCGCTCTCTCGCCCGGCGGACCGCCTGCAGGGAGAGTTCGGCGGCGGCGGAGCTGAGCGCCGGCGTGATGCCGGTGATGTGGAACCAGTCCGCACCCTCCAAGACGGCATCCCAGTCAAAGTCGCCTCGGCCGGCGCAGGCGATGGACGAGTTCGCGCGGTCGTAGACCACCCGGCTGGGCCGCTGGTTCGCTCCCGTCTCCAGGTAGTAGATGCCCATGCGCTCACCTCCCCGCCGGATGTGCCGGGTGTCCACGCCGAAGCGGCGCAGTTCGCCGATGGCCGCATCGGCGATCGGGTTCGCGGGCAGGACCGTGCAGAAGGCCGCGTCCAGCCCGAAGTTGGTGAGCGAGACCGCCACGTTGCTCTCGGCCCCGCCGAAGGTCGCCTCGAGACGCGGGCTCTGGAGCAACCGCTCGCGTCCCGGGGCCCGGAGCCGCAGCATGAGCTCGCCGAAGGTCACGATGCGCATGGGGGAGGTCATGGGCGCTCTCTCCGGACGACGGCGACGGTCCGCGCGGCCTCGTCGCGGATCCGGTCGAAGGCGCCCGCGTCGATCGACGCGGGCGGCGCGAGCCAGGAACCGCCGCACGCCAGCACCCGATCGAGCTTGAGGTAACCGGGGAGGTGCTCGCGCTTCACTCCTCCGGTGGGGATGAACCTCAGGCCGGGGAAAGGCGCCGAGATCGCCTTGAGGAAGGACGCTCCTCCGAGGGGCCCGGCGGGAAAGAACTTCAGCACGTCGAGCCCCGCCTCGAGGGCGCTCTGAATCTCGGTGGGCGTGCATACGCCGGGATAGACGGGGAGTTCGTGCGCCCGGCAATAGTCGACCACGCGGGCATCGAAGCCCGGGGAGACCACGAATCGCGCCCCCGCCTCCCTCGCGGCCTCCGCCTGCCCGGGTGTGAGGACGGTGCCGGCGCCCGGCAGGACGTCGGGGACCTCCGCCGCGATGCGGCGCAGCGCCTCCGCGGCCCCGGAAGTCCTGAACGTGATCTCGGCGCACGGAAGGCCGCCCTCGGCCAGTGCGCGCGCCAGCGGCACCGCGCGGCGCGGGTCGCGGATGACGACCACGGGGACCACGCCCAGCCGGCCGATCCGTTCGTTCAGGGACGTCATCGCGATCCACGCTTCTCGCGGACCGCCATCCCTTCCACCCCTTCCCACAGCCCCTGCAGGTACATCGCCCCGAGCGCTCGATCGTACAGGCCGTAGCCCGGCTGGCCCGTCTCGCCCCAGATCATGCGTCCGTGGTCGGGGCGCATCGGCCCGGCAAACTCCACCTCGCGCAGCGCGCGGACCACCTCCAGCAGGTCGACATCCCCCAGCCGCGACGGGTGGGGACTCTCGTGGAAGCGCCGATCGCCGGTCACGCGGACGTTGCGGCAATGCGCGAAGTGGATCCTCGAACCCAGGCGGCGGATGATCGCGGGCAGGTCGTTGTCGGGACGGGCGCCCAGGGAGCCGGTGCAGAAGGTGATCCCGTTGGCGGGCCGATCCACCAGCCCCAGCAGCCGCTCGAGCGCCGGACCATCTGTGACGACGCGCGGCAGCCCGAAGACGGACCACGGCGGATCGTCCGGATGCATCGCCATCAGCACACCGGACTCCTCCGCCACGGGTACCACGGCCTCCAGGAAGTACCCCAGGTTCTCCCAGAGCTGCTCCTCTTCCATCGCGCGGAAGGCGGCGAGCAGCTCGGAAAGCCGTTCGGGCTGGACGGGCGACCACGCCGGAAGCGCGGCCGGGCCCCGCGCGGGATCAAGCGCGGCCAGCTCCTCCGGGTCGTACGCGAGCGTGGCCGACCCGTCCGCCAGCCGCTTGTCGATGCTCGTGCGGGTCCAGTCGAGCACGGGCATGAAGTTGTAGCAGATGACCGGCACGCCGATCTCGCC is a window from the Gammaproteobacteria bacterium genome containing:
- a CDS encoding GntR family transcriptional regulator, which gives rise to MKIRLSHADGRPLYVQIMDAVRSGLVRGSLRPEDPLPSVRDLSSSLRVNPRTVSQAYAALERDGVVQVRHGKGTFVAPGVRPEEKERPRLAREVARRALADASRNGLALADLMTALREVEGGDAHGDGRKEDGR
- a CDS encoding class A beta-lactamase-related serine hydrolase encodes the protein MDRARLSPQAVTLASLLALLAACGDGSAPGGSSAADGTAGGAGIGLSAIESVQATTGDASGLAARVTARLDGLPARTSLFARHLPSGREIAIRADEPMNALSVIKIPVMVLAYRDAEAGRLDLDERYRIRPEDLRRGSGLLQTFAPGLEPTWRDLITQMIITSDNTATDIMIARLGQERVNEMLSELGYEQTRLRATIGDLFRRVWVMADPANEALSHREVFERGFPSDPEASARTFRFEGDPEEWLGSITAREIAGLLAQIHNAEVASRASSDEMIRILERQFYSTRLPRYIRFRASVAHKTGDWPPYAGNDVGILYYEGGPTVIAVFTNQNTGDFIELESTLGRIAEDIVNSWR
- the uxuA gene encoding mannonate dehydratase, which codes for MLMSFRWFGPGDSVSLSRIRQIPGVEGVVSALHDIPAGEAWPRDELSRLGEAIDDAGLRFAVVESIPVHDDIKLGRPSRDRFIERYCESVRAVGEIGVPVICYNFMPVLDWTRTSIDKRLADGSATLAYDPEELAALDPARGPAALPAWSPVQPERLSELLAAFRAMEEEQLWENLGYFLEAVVPVAEESGVLMAMHPDDPPWSVFGLPRVVTDGPALERLLGLVDRPANGITFCTGSLGARPDNDLPAIIRRLGSRIHFAHCRNVRVTGDRRFHESPHPSRLGDVDLLEVVRALREVEFAGPMRPDHGRMIWGETGQPGYGLYDRALGAMYLQGLWEGVEGMAVREKRGSR
- a CDS encoding CDGSH iron-sulfur domain-containing protein, translated to MSQVTIRVIRNGPCRIDGEIELQNDAGDPIATRPGKATFLCRCGGSANKPFCDGSHKRNGFEAD
- a CDS encoding ABC transporter ATP-binding protein — encoded protein: MTDTATAALPIDLGNGPFAVTTRGLAKQFGSTRALDGLDLQVPEGSVYVLVGPNGAGKSTLIRTLMGLVRYQDGAVSVLGRDPADRGAEVRAGIGYVPEDYRVGYAWMTVGRLLEHQAVYHPSWDAEYARGLRARYGIDPRRKCHTLSKGESRRVQLVLALAHRPPLLLLDEPTDGLDHVVRDETLSILSEHLADSPTTVVISTHRVYEVEPLVDHVGVLSEGRLLGQLPRDELYGGLLRYWADVPEGWRGPGELAGRVVRRSDAARAIEWTVWGDRDAVTRGLSQAGAAVREVAPLSVDEAALALLSEREAT
- a CDS encoding sugar kinase — encoded protein: MTSPMRIVTFGELMLRLRAPGRERLLQSPRLEATFGGAESNVAVSLTNFGLDAAFCTVLPANPIADAAIGELRRFGVDTRHIRRGGERMGIYYLETGANQRPSRVVYDRANSSIACAGRGDFDWDAVLEGADWFHITGITPALSSAAAELSLQAVRRARERGVTVSCDYNYRSKLWKYGKTAPEVMRELVAHVQIGIANEEDCQRSLGIASNVDVEAGALDHERYRVLAERVLAAFPNLEKQVITLRESRSADDNTWGACLHDGRDFMVSGRYEVPDIVDRVGTGDAFAAGFIYGLATHADDRSALEFATAAGCLKHSVPGDFHRVGVTEVEALMSGGASGRVQR
- the eda gene encoding bifunctional 4-hydroxy-2-oxoglutarate aldolase/2-dehydro-3-deoxy-phosphogluconate aldolase, producing the protein MTSLNERIGRLGVVPVVVIRDPRRAVPLARALAEGGLPCAEITFRTSGAAEALRRIAAEVPDVLPGAGTVLTPGQAEAAREAGARFVVSPGFDARVVDYCRAHELPVYPGVCTPTEIQSALEAGLDVLKFFPAGPLGGASFLKAISAPFPGLRFIPTGGVKREHLPGYLKLDRVLACGGSWLAPPASIDAGAFDRIRDEAARTVAVVRRERP
- a CDS encoding SRPBCC domain-containing protein → MSNLALTGDGETDIVATRRFKASPEALYRAHTDPELIRQWVLGPPGWSMTVCVNEARPGGRIHYEWQHEDGQRFGITGEMLEIEPGARIVHSERMELDDATAEYRVETRFEADGEGALLTMRMVFADEATRETMIETGMEQGMEASYARVDPLFTSPGGQ